The nucleotide sequence TTTGGCATATAAGCTATGTCCACTCAACAAAACGCAAAGAGCATCATGAAATCCAACCAAAGGAATATTTCCAGCCATCACCACCCCAACTTTTTGAGGATTTACCTTATCCGAAATACCATAAGGTTCAACCCACCTCTTTAGATTTTCCAATGTAAGCCATTCACCTATGGAGGCGACAGCATCCTTAACAGAACCAAATGTAAACCAATTATTTACATTCACAGCTTGTCTAATATATTCTTCAGGAAGCCCTTCCGTTCTCAATTGCTCACCTAACTCCGCAAAGGCCTTTATCCTATGATCAAGATCCATAAAATAATATTTTTTAAAACTTTTGATTTGTACTGAATGTAATTGTAGTTAATTTTGCAGTTACAAAAAAATAAAATATACAGGTATTATGGCAATAATCATAACAGATGAGTGCATCAACTGCGGAGCGTGCGAGCCGGAATGCCCGAATACCGCTATTTACGAAGGCGGTGCTCCATGGACATACGCAGGCGGTACTAGTCTTACGGAAATACAACTGGAAGACGGCAGTACAATGGATGCCAATGCTCAGCAGGATCCGATTTCAGAAGAATTTTACTATATAGTTTCCACTAAATGTACTGAGTGTACAGGCTTCCATGAGGAACCTCAATGTGCCGCAGTATGCCCTGTAGATTGCTGTGTAGATGACCCTGACGTGAGGGAAACAGAAGAAGAGCTTCTCAATAAAAAAGCATGGCTTCACGGCGAATAATGTTTTTTTATGCAAAAACAAAAAAGGTGATAATTCATTTATCACCTTTTTTGTTTAATATTGAACTTCATTAGGAATTAAATAAACTCATTTTTATGAAAACATTAGATACTTTTAACTTCTCTGGGAAAAAAGCACTTGTTCGAGTTGACTTTAACGTCCCTCTAAACGACAAGTTTGAAATTACTGATGATACTCGTCTAAGAGCAGTTATACCTACCGTTAACAAAATTTTAAAAGATGGTGGTTCAGCCATATTAATGTCTCACCTTGGAAGACCTAAAGAAGGTCCTGCTGAAAAATTCTCACTAAAACACCTAACAGGGTACTTGAAAAAAACTTTCAACACAGAAGTAAAATTCGCTTCTGATTGTATCGGAGAAGATGCTAAAACCATGTCTGCATCTCTACAGCCAGGTGAAATTCTCCTACTTGAAAACTTACGTTTTTACAAAGAAGAGGAAAAGGGAGACGAAGCCTTTGCTGAAAAGCTTTCTAAGTATGGCGATGTATATGTAAATGACGCTTTTGGTACAGCACACAGAGCCCATGCATCTACCGCTGTTATAGCTAAATTTTTCCAAGAAAAAGTATGCGGTTATGTAATGCAAGCTGAGCTTGACAATGCCAAAAAGGTTTTGGAAAAAGCCGATAAGCCGTTTACTGCCATTATGGGAGGAGCTAAAATTTCAGACAAAATCCTTATCATCGAAAGACTTCTTGAAAAAGTTGACAACCTTATTATTGGCGGTGGTATGTCTTATACCTTTACCAAAGCTATGGGCGGCAATATAGGAGACTCTCTACTTGAAGAAGATAAAATGCCTCTAGCACTTGAATTAATAGAAAAAGCTAAAGCTAAAGGTGTAAACCTAATACTTCCAGTTGACACTGTTATTGCAGATGCCTTTAAAAATGATGCTAGCACCCAGGTTGTAGACAAAAACAACATTCCTGATGGCTGGATGGGACTTGATATTGGCCCTGAAACCATCAAATTGTTTAAAGATGTTGTCAGCAACTCTAAAACTGTACTTTGGAATGGTCCTATGGGCGTTTTTGAAATGACCAATTTCGCTAAAGGAACCATTGCTATTGCAGAAGCTGTAGTTGACGCCACTACTAAAGGAGGGTTCTCACTTATAGGAGGGGGAGATTCTGCCTCTGCTATTAACAACCTTGGTTTTGGAGACAAAGTATCTTATGTTTCTACTGGCGGTGGCGCACTACTGGAGTATATGGAAGGAAAAACATTGCCAGGAGTTGCCGCTTTACAGTCATAATGTAAGCACTCAGCTATAAATATAAAGCCGGACGAAACTCTTCCGGCTTTTTTATTTAATAATGATATATTTATAAAATTTTCAAAAAAAGTCTTCAGGTTTTACAGTGCCAAAGAACCTTTATCCGTTATTATCGTTGAAAATTCCAACTATAATACGTCCACAAACCAAACTAAAAACCAAGCATTTGGGATATAAAAAAGTTCTTTTGTCATTATTTTTCTATCAAACAGGTTAAGTTTGAACATTTTACATAATATTATTAACACAACAAGCTTATAATAAATAGATACAGCAGAATGTCTAATTTCGAAAAAGACCGCGTCTCGATGACGAGAAGCAACAGAGGATGGAAAAAATGGGGTCCTTACCTATCCGATAGGCAATGGGGAACTGTAAGAGAAGATTACAGCCCGTTTGGTTCAGCATGGGAAAATTTCCCGCATGAGCAAGCAAGAAGCAGGGTTTACCGTTGGGGCGAAGATGGACTAGGGGGAATAAGTGACAACAAGCAATGGATTTGTTTTGCTTTCGCCTTCTGGAACGAAAAAGACCCTTTTTTAAAAGAACGTCTTTTCGGTCTTACAGGAAATCAAGGCAATCATGGAGAGGATGTTAAAGAGTACTATTACTACCTAGACTCTACCCCTACCCACTCCTACATGAAAATGCTCTACAAGTATCCTCAAGGAGAGTACCCATATTCTAACCTGGTACTTGAAAACAAAATCCGGGGGAAACATGAACTTGAGTATGAACTTGTTGACACCGATTTATTCAAAGACGACAAATACTTTGACATATACATCGAATATGCAAAAGCAGACACCGATGATATATGTATCAAAGCAACAATTCATAACAGAGGGCCAGAAAAGGCCAACCTGCATGTCCTTCCAACTATTTGGTTTAGGAACTTTTGGCGTTTTGCTCAAGAAGACTACACTCCTTCCCTATCAGCAGATGGGGATAATTGTATTAATGTAGAGCATAGGGAATTAGGGAATTACCAGCTTTATTTTGAAGGCGCAGATGAGACTTTGTTTTGCAACAACGAAACCAACCACCATAAAGTTTACCACCATCCACCAGAGCCAGGATACTGGAAAGACGGCATAAACGATTATGTGGTAGAGGGCAATAAGGACGCTGTCAACCCTGAGAAAACAGGAACCAAAGCAGCCGCTCATTATAAACTTACCTTAAACCCAGGCGAAACAAAAGAAGTTTGCTTGCGCCTGAGCGACAAAACACATGAAAAGCCATTAGAGGACCATCCTTATATATTTAGGACTAGGTTAAATGAAGCCGACGTTTTTTATAATGAATACGCTTCAAACGTGGATAGCGACGAGCTAAAAATGATCCAGCGGCAGGCCTTTGCAGGCTTAATGTGGTGCAAACAGTTTTATTATTACGATGTCAACCTCTGGCTCAATGGCGATCCAGGAACAGCGCCGCCTCCAGAAAGGTTGCACGGTAGGAATAAAGATTGGAAGCACCTCAACAACATGGAAATTATTTCCATGCCTGACAAATGGGAGTATCCATGGTACGCAGCCTGGGACTTGGCGTTTCACTGCATCGCTTATGCCAGTATAGATCCAGACTTTGCTAAAAGACAGCTCATCTTACTTTTAAGAGAGTGGTATATGCACCCGAATGGACAAATACCTGCTTATGAATGGAGCTTTAGTGATGTAAACCCTCCTGTGCACGCTTGGGCTACTTGGCGGGTATACGAAATTGAACGCGACATGAACAATGGCAAGGGAGATACCAACTTCCTTGAGCGGGTATTCCATAAGCTCATGCTAAACTTTACCTGGTGGGTAAACCGCAAAGACAGTGAAGGCCATAACATCTTTGAAGGGGGATTCCTTGGACTTGATAACATAGGTGTATTTGACAGAAGTAGTCCTTTGCCAACAGGTGGACATATAGAGCAAGCCGATGCTACTAGCTGGATGGCTATGTACTCTCTAAATATGCTAAGAATATCCCTGGAGCTTAGTAAAAACAACTCTTCTTACGAAGACACCGCTTCAAAATTTCTAGAGCACTTTTTATATATAGCAGGAGCCATTGCCAACTTGGACAATAAAAGCCTGAACCTTTGGGACGATGAAGATGAGTTCTTCTACGATGTACTCCACACACCCCATGGAGAATATATCCCTATGAAAGTCCGGTCTATCGTTGGGCTTATACCTCTTTTTGCTGTGGAGACATTAGAGCCACATAATATAGAAATGTATCCACACTTCAAAAGAAGGCTGGAGTGGTTCCTAAATTACCGTCCGCATCTGGACTCTTTGGTGTCTACAAGAGAAGTGCCTTACCTCGGAATAAGAAGACGCTTTTCTTTACTACGGGAAGCCAAGCTTAAAAAGATCTTGTCAAGAATGCTGGACGAAAACGAGTTCTTGTCAGAGTATGGAATCAGGGCACTTTCCAAACACCATAAAGACAACCCTTATGAATTCCATACAGAGCATGGCACTTATTCGGTAAGCTATAATCCGGGTGAATCTGACAGTGGCATGTTCGGCGGAAATTCTAACTGGCGTGGACCAATATGGTTCCCTATCAATTATTTGATCATTGAGTCGCTCATGAAGTTTTACAACTACTATGGGGAAGAGTTTACGATAGAACACCCTACAGGTTCTGGCAATCTAATGAACCTTAAAGAAGTAGCTGAAGAACTGAGTTTTCGCTTAATTAAGCTCTTTATGAAAGATGAAGAAGGCAAACGCCCTGCTTTTGGCGGTCATGAAAAGTTTAAAGATCCTCATTTTGTTGATAATATTCTTTTCTACGAATATTTCCACGGAGATAACGGAAGAGGTTTAGGCGCATCGCACCAAACAGGCTGGACTGCCTTGGTTGCCGACCTTATCCATTTCCATTATCACAAAAAAGAAGAAGTTATTAGCGAGAAAGTGAAGAAGAAAAACGCAATTCTGAAGAAGATAATTTCGAGTGCAAAATAAATTTAAAGCCATTTCATAAAAAAAGCCTCCAGAATAGGAGGCTTTTTTTTATGTTGTTACTTTAAAGAAAAACTAGAAACCCCTGACAAATACCCGTCCGTGTAAATTTCTACTTTGTACTCCCCTTTT is from Cytophagaceae bacterium ABcell3 and encodes:
- a CDS encoding 4Fe-4S dicluster domain-containing protein, which produces MAIIITDECINCGACEPECPNTAIYEGGAPWTYAGGTSLTEIQLEDGSTMDANAQQDPISEEFYYIVSTKCTECTGFHEEPQCAAVCPVDCCVDDPDVRETEEELLNKKAWLHGE
- a CDS encoding phosphoglycerate kinase — translated: MKTLDTFNFSGKKALVRVDFNVPLNDKFEITDDTRLRAVIPTVNKILKDGGSAILMSHLGRPKEGPAEKFSLKHLTGYLKKTFNTEVKFASDCIGEDAKTMSASLQPGEILLLENLRFYKEEEKGDEAFAEKLSKYGDVYVNDAFGTAHRAHASTAVIAKFFQEKVCGYVMQAELDNAKKVLEKADKPFTAIMGGAKISDKILIIERLLEKVDNLIIGGGMSYTFTKAMGGNIGDSLLEEDKMPLALELIEKAKAKGVNLILPVDTVIADAFKNDASTQVVDKNNIPDGWMGLDIGPETIKLFKDVVSNSKTVLWNGPMGVFEMTNFAKGTIAIAEAVVDATTKGGFSLIGGGDSASAINNLGFGDKVSYVSTGGGALLEYMEGKTLPGVAALQS
- a CDS encoding glucosidase; amino-acid sequence: MSNFEKDRVSMTRSNRGWKKWGPYLSDRQWGTVREDYSPFGSAWENFPHEQARSRVYRWGEDGLGGISDNKQWICFAFAFWNEKDPFLKERLFGLTGNQGNHGEDVKEYYYYLDSTPTHSYMKMLYKYPQGEYPYSNLVLENKIRGKHELEYELVDTDLFKDDKYFDIYIEYAKADTDDICIKATIHNRGPEKANLHVLPTIWFRNFWRFAQEDYTPSLSADGDNCINVEHRELGNYQLYFEGADETLFCNNETNHHKVYHHPPEPGYWKDGINDYVVEGNKDAVNPEKTGTKAAAHYKLTLNPGETKEVCLRLSDKTHEKPLEDHPYIFRTRLNEADVFYNEYASNVDSDELKMIQRQAFAGLMWCKQFYYYDVNLWLNGDPGTAPPPERLHGRNKDWKHLNNMEIISMPDKWEYPWYAAWDLAFHCIAYASIDPDFAKRQLILLLREWYMHPNGQIPAYEWSFSDVNPPVHAWATWRVYEIERDMNNGKGDTNFLERVFHKLMLNFTWWVNRKDSEGHNIFEGGFLGLDNIGVFDRSSPLPTGGHIEQADATSWMAMYSLNMLRISLELSKNNSSYEDTASKFLEHFLYIAGAIANLDNKSLNLWDDEDEFFYDVLHTPHGEYIPMKVRSIVGLIPLFAVETLEPHNIEMYPHFKRRLEWFLNYRPHLDSLVSTREVPYLGIRRRFSLLREAKLKKILSRMLDENEFLSEYGIRALSKHHKDNPYEFHTEHGTYSVSYNPGESDSGMFGGNSNWRGPIWFPINYLIIESLMKFYNYYGEEFTIEHPTGSGNLMNLKEVAEELSFRLIKLFMKDEEGKRPAFGGHEKFKDPHFVDNILFYEYFHGDNGRGLGASHQTGWTALVADLIHFHYHKKEEVISEKVKKKNAILKKIISSAK